One Kazachstania africana CBS 2517 chromosome 5, complete genome DNA window includes the following coding sequences:
- the KEI1 gene encoding Kei1p (similar to Saccharomyces cerevisiae YDR367W; ancestral locus Anc_5.433), with the protein MRTTSFSLPKSFLGVLPLYLAVEIVLGITAFNKVSGAFGILALFTGHPLAFMQWVFYLWSTVTLFVFAQGLFEIHKPNILTFSQIFVFYSIDTLCNCFFTLWFTGDWFNVESQTEAAVGSTITKRTEDISSQGASQGYEYSMTIFITLTSLVFRFYFNFILASFVQELLRHPKYMFDQDDIEQDLKNKSIWKRWWLKCQKSCYKLCKNLLA; encoded by the exons ATGAGAACGACCTCTTTTAGTTTACCAAAA TCCTTTCTAGGTGTACTGCCATTATATCTAGCCGTCGAGATAGTATTAGGTATAACAGCATTCAACAAGGTCAGTGGTGCCTTTGGTATTTTAGCGTTATTCACTGGCCATCCATTGGCGTTTATGCAATGGGTTTTCTATTTATGGTCAACTGTCACCTTGTTCGTCTTTGCGCAAGGTTTATTTGAAATCCATAaaccaaatattttaacGTTTTCACAGATATTTGTCTTTTACTCCATCGACACACTGTGCAATTGCTTTTTCACACTATGGTTTACTGGTGACTGGTTTAATGTCGAGAGTCAAACTGAAGCTGCAGTTGGATCCACTATAACGAAACGTACCGAAGATATATCAAGTCAAGGTGCCTCACAAGGTTACGAATACAGTATGACAATTTTTATCACGTTAACTTCTTTAGTCTTTAGATtctatttcaattttatcttaGCCTCATTTGTTCAAGAACTGTTACGCCATCCAAAATATATGTTTGATCAAGATGACATTGaacaagatttgaaaaataagtcaatttggaaaagatgGTGGCTCAAATGTCAGAAGAGTTGTTACAAATTGTGTAAAAATCTACTAGCTTGA
- the RIO1 gene encoding protein kinase RIO1 (similar to Saccharomyces cerevisiae RIO1 (YOR119C); ancestral locus Anc_5.432) — protein sequence MSIEDKFDNLKISGGRGSSDHINNQILDKYGHKIKTNEFSLSRGKTNKDKANRATVENVLDPRTMKFLQALMSRGVISSFDGCLSTGKEANVYHAFAGTGRPAGQVPTLVQEEMSVPVDPSELSAQEDKDENSTDRREEYAIKIYKTSILVFKDRERYVDGEFRFRNARSQHNPRKMIKIWAEKEFRNLKRIYQSEVIPAPKPIEIKNNVLVMEFLNRGDGFASPRLKDHPYKDREEIFHYYHTLVAYIRLLYQVCHLVHADLSEYNTLVHQGRLYVIDVSQSVEPEHPMSLDFLRMDIKNVNFYFEKMGIDIFPERIIFQFVISETLDKFNGDYKSSDDLRDYVRQNLPIKATGQDEAEDEIFRSLYLVRNLNGLEERDFDRYTEGRFDLLKSLLAHDNEKNFAASEQYELEDDTDDDSSDEVGGEDDDDDDEGEDSDNALYSDEEPRQLKGKKYEDKDEKKQRKQEAKEAKREKRKTKVKKHIKKKLVNKTKSKK from the coding sequence ATGTCGATAGAggataaatttgataatttgaagatttctgGGGGGAGAGGTTCCTCGGATCATATAAATAACCAGATTTTGGATAAATATGGTCATAAGATTAAGACAAATGAATTCTCTCTTTCGAGAGGTAAGACTAATAAGGATAAAGCAAATAGGGCCACTGTGGAGAATGTTCTTGATCCCAGAACCATGAAGTTTTTACAGGCTTTGATGAGTAGAGGTGTTATTTCAAGTTTTGACGGATGTCTGAGTACGGGTAAAGAAGCCAATGTCTATCATGCGTTTGCAGGTACTGGTAGGCCGGCAGGTCAAGTCCCAACACTTGTACAAGAGGAGATGTCCGTACCTGTAGATCCTTCTGAGTTGAGTGCTCAGgaagataaagatgaaaatagCACCGATAGGCGTGAAGAATATGCTATTAAAATTTATAAGACATCGATTCTTGTCTTTAAAGACAGAGAGCGTTATGTGGATGGTGAATTTAGATTTAGAAATGCTAGATCCCAACATAATCCAAGAAAGATGATTAAAATTTGGGCAGAAAAGGAATTTCGTAATTTAAAGAGAATCTATCAAAGTGAAGTTATTCCTGCGCCAAAaccaattgaaattaaaaataatgtgCTTGTAATGGAATTCTTGAACCGTGGTGATGGATTTGCATCTCCACGTTTGAAAGATCATCCATATAAGGATAGAGAAGAGATCTTTCACTATTATCACACTTTAGTGGCATACATAAGATTATTGTACCAAGTTTGTCATTTGGTTCATGCGGATTTATCAGAATATAATACATTGGTACATCAAGGAAGATTATACGTTATCGATGTTTCTCAAAGCGTGGAGCCTGAACATCCTATGAGTTTGGATTTTTTAAGAATGGATATTAAGAACGTTAATTTCTATTTTGAGAAAATGGGTATAGATATTTTTCCAGAGAGAatcattttccaatttgtTATTTCAGAAACTCTAGATAAATTTAATGGTGATTATAAGAGTAGCGACGATTTAAGGGATTATGTTCGTCAGAATCTACCGATAAAAGCCACTGGGCAAGATGAagctgaagatgaaattttcagatcTTTGTATCTGGtgagaaatttgaatggtTTAGAGGAGAGAGATTTTGACAGATACACAGAAGGTAGATTTGATTTGTTAAAGAGCTTATTGGCGCATGACAACGAAAAGAACTTTGCTGCATCTGAACAGTAcgaattagaagatgacACTGACGACGATAGCAGTGATGAGGTTGGAGGTGAAGACGACGACGATGACGACGAAGGGGAGGACAGTGATAATGCATTATATTCAGATGAAGAGCCAAGGCAATTGAAGGGTAAGAAATACGAAGATAAGGATGAGAAGAAGCAACGTAAGCAAGAAGCTAAAGAGGCtaaaagagagaaaagaaagacaaaagtgaaaaagcatatcaagaagaagttgGTTAATAAAACCAAATCTAAAAAATGA
- the CDC40 gene encoding Cdc40p (similar to Saccharomyces cerevisiae CDC40 (YDR364C); ancestral locus Anc_5.429) — translation MVLIEGYSSGSGSSDESIVEEVHAKGSFGSKKRYRFTKQELKARKQQRKSNGPWSAWSSDEDNGSGDKEDSEAESTTVLEEIIGDDNEEEIGNDYMDETSNFYGEDGDLSRLLEVPSDLDIDLKKKPLSFKCYLPKRIKYKFSGHSSGTTCMKFIPNTGHLFLSGGNDNIVKIWDFYHDRKSLRDYRGHTKAIKSMSFNDDAHNFITSSFDQTVKLWDTETGQVKKRLKFKSTPNCVEFRPANNHEFIVGLADSKIAHYDTRESSKHGLVQTYDHHLGSILSLRFFPDGSKFISSSEDKTVRIWENQINIPIKQISDTTQYSMPFIGIHPEHKYFCTQSLDNTIYSYSLRPKYKKHPNKVFKGQKSAGYSIGLSFSPDGRYLLSGDSRSKIVLWDWNTNKSLKDINIPGKKPITQVAWHPQETSKVLCSGPVGAIYMLD, via the coding sequence ATGGTGCTAATAGAAGGATATAGCTCTGGATCTGGCTCTTCTGATGAGTCTATAGTCGAAGAAGTTCATGCTAAGGGCTCTTTTGGctcaaaaaaaagataccGCTTTACAAAGCAGGAGCTGAAGGCTAGAAAGCAACAGCGAAAGAGTAATGGACCTTGGAGTGCCTGGTCaagtgatgaagataatggTTCAGGTGATAAAGAAGATAGTGAGGCCGAAAGTACTACTGTTTTGGAGGAAATTATTGGGGATgacaatgaagaagagattGGTAACGATTATATGGATGAGACATCAAACTTTTATGGGGAGGATGGCGATTTGAGTAGGCTTTTAGAAGTACCATCCGATTTGgatattgatttgaagaagaagccaTTATCTTTCAAGTGTTACTTACCGAAGAGgataaaatataaattctCGGGACATAGTAGTGGAACTACATGTATGAAGTTTATCCCTAACACTGGACATCTATTTTTATCAGGTGGTAATGATAATATCGTAAAGATTTGGGATTTTTATCATGATAGAAAATCTCTTAGGGATTATAGAGGACATACAAAAGCTATCAAATCGATGAGTTTCAATGACGATGCGCATAATTTCATTACATCCTCTTTTGATCAAACAGTTAAACTCTGGGATACAGAGACGGGGCAggtgaagaaaagattaaagtTTAAAAGTACACCAAACTGTGTCGAATTTAGACCCGCAAATAACCATGAGTTTATCGTGGGATTAGCGGACTCAAAAATAGCACATTACGACACACGTGAATCTTCCAAGCATGGTTTGGTTCAAACATATGATCACCACTTGGGTAGTATACTATCTCTACGGTTTTTTCCAGACGGttcaaaattcatttcatcttctgaaGATAAGACAGTCAGAATTTGggaaaatcaaataaatattcCAATAAAACAGATCAGTGACACTACACAGTATTCAATGCCCTTTATTGGCATACATCCTGAAcacaaatatttttgcaCTCAAAGTCTAGATAATACAATCTACTCATACAGTTTGAGGCCGAAATATAAGAAACATCCAAACAAGGTTTTCAAAGGTCAGAAGTCAGCAGGTTACAGTATTGGGTTATCTTTCTCTCCAGACGGCCGATATTTATTATCCGGTGATTCTAGGAGCAAAATAGTACTATGGGACTGGAATACGAATAAATCCTTGAAAGATATAAATATCCCCGGTAAGAAGCCAATCACACAAGTGGCCTGGCATCCTCAAGAAACTAGTAAAGTATTATGTAGCGGTCCAGTAGGAGCAATTTATATGTTAGACTGA
- the SEM1 gene encoding proteasome regulatory particle lid subunit SEM1 (similar to Saccharomyces cerevisiae SEM1 (YDR363W-A); ancestral locus Anc_5.427): MSTTTDPVTNKEPSISKDSEEILTKKTLEEDDEFEDFPVDNWPSSATLRESTQLQANLWEENWDDVEVDDDFANELKNELDRYKQEHQ; this comes from the coding sequence ATGAGCACTACCACAGATCCTGTAACGAATAAAGAACCTTCAATTTCCAAGGATTCcgaagaaattttgacgAAGAAGACGCTGGAAGAAGAcgatgaatttgaagactTCCCAGTCGATAACTGGCCAAGTAGCGCAACGCTGAGAGAATCCACACAATTACAAGCAAACCTCTGGGAAGAAAATTGGGACGACGTCGAAGTTGACGACGATTTCGCtaatgaattgaagaatgaATTAGATAGATATAAGCAGGAACACCAATGA
- the KAFR0E03940 gene encoding pepsin-like aspartic protease: MKASLVSVSSVALFSSLKAAAAEAPGFVGVQFSKRYGKSISDSSLAKGNLVKRSSGTDEVELINESVFYAIDMEIGTPKQSVTVLVDTGSSDFWVPSSTNPYCESKSATSTIASSDLIDCTTYGTFSVSDSSSFVYNNTDFQTQYADGSSATGFWGHDVVDFGGQELSDISIAVADQTDSSFGVLGIGLTGLESTYSGSAAASSSTGRYQYDNFPIRLVQENVIQANAYSLYLDPATGSSGTILFGGVDHNKYSGDLNTIPLINTLEANGYTSPIKLQVTLNGLGVSDGSSTSTVTTTQIPALLDSGTTLTYLPTAMFDLLAEQIGATYSSTSNGYVLSCANVDEDSMIVYDFGGFQIQTPLAGSLYQLSDDQCELAIGSTSSSYATLGDLFLTHAYVVYDLDNKEISMAQINYNATTEDIEIISDSVPGATKAAGYYNTWTTSESITAGGNIFTLTNGVAKAIETAVPDVSYQTSSTTTVSSYNDASVTTSPTSSTTTVTSSSETPSSDTTSSSTSSTTTVTLSSSAYSSPISSVTTVTLSSDASSSFFTSDVVTKVNVTSSQNSSSVPTVLASATLSSIAPSSSLTSDIVTKVSSTSSQTSSSSIATVLASANGAAQFGASHLLAPLFIFISSIIF; encoded by the coding sequence ATGAAAGCTTCACTCGTTTCAGTTTCATCTGTCGCtcttttttcaagtttaaAGGCTGCTGCTGCGGAAGCCCCAGGCTTTGTCGGTGTTCAGTTCAGTAAACGTTATGGTAAATCCATCAGTGATTCTAGTCTTGCAAAGGGTAACTTAGTCAAGAGAAGTTCCGGTACTGACGAAGTTGAATTGATCAACGAATCCGTTTTCTACGCCATCGACATGGAAATTGGTACTCCAAAACAAAGTGTTACTGTCTTAGTCGACACTGGTTCTTCCGATTTCTGGGTTCCAAGTAGTACTAACCCATACTGTGAATCTAAGAGTGCTACTTCCACAATTGCTTCATCAGATTTAATTGATTGTACTACATATGGTACCTTCAGCGTCTCAGattcttcctcttttgTGTACAACAACACAGATTTTCAAACTCAATACGCTGATGGTTCTTCTGCTACTGGTTTCTGGGGTCATGACGTTGTCGATTTCGGTGGTCAAGAACTATCCGACATCTCAATTGCCGTCGCTGATCAAACTGACTCTTCATTCGGGGTATTAGGTATCGGTTTAACTGGTTTAGAATCAACTTACTCTGGTTCCGCTGCCGCTTCTTCCTCTACCGGTAGATACCAATACGATAACTTCCCTATCAGGTTAGTCCAAGAAAATGTCATTCAAGCTAACGCATACTCATTGTATTTAGACCCAGCTACTGGCAGCTCAGGTACTATCCTTTTCGGTGGTGTCGATCACAACAAGTACTCTGGTGACTTAAATACTATCCCATTGATCAATACTTTAGAAGCTAACGGTTACACCTCTCCTATCAAGTTACAAGTTACACTAAACGGTTTAGGTGTCTCTGATGGTAGTTCCACAAGCACTGTTACCACAACCCAAATTCCTGCCTTATTAGATTCTGGTACTACTTTAACATACTTACCAACAGCTATGTTTGACTTACTTGCTGAACAAATCGGTGCTACCTATTCTTCTACTTCCAACGGTTATGTCTTATCATGCGCCAACGTCGATGAAGATAGTATGATTGTATATGATTTCGGTGGTTTCCAAATCCAAACTCCATTAGCTGGTTCCCTTTATCAATTAAGCGATGACCAATGTGAACTCGCAATCGGTTCGACTTCCTCCTCCTATGCAACATTAGGTGATCTTTTCTTAACTCACGCTTACGTTGTCTACGATTTAGACAACAAAGAAATCTCCATGGCTCAAATTAATTACAATGCCACTACCGAAGacattgaaatcatttcCGATTCTGTCCCAGGCGCTACTAAGGCTGCTGGATACTACAATACATGGACTACTAGTGAGTCTATTACCGCTGGTGGTAACATTTTCACTCTAACTAATGGTGTTGCTAAGGCTATCGAAACAGCTGTACCTGACGTTTCCTATCAAACATCTAGTACCACCACAGTATCCAGTTACAATGATGCTTCTGTTACCACATCACCAACCTCAAGCACTACAACTGTcacatcttcttctgagACACCTTCTTCCGACAcaacttcatcatcaacCTCAAGCACCACAACTGTCACACTTTCCTCCAGCGCATACTCCTCACCAATCTCGAGCGTTACAACTGTCACACTTTCTTCCGACgcatcttcatcattctTCACATCCGATGTTGTCACCAAGGTAAATGTCACATCCTCtcaaaattcttcatctgtTCCAACAGTTTTAGCATCTGCAACACTTTCTTCTATTGCACCTTCATCATCCCTCACTTCTGATATTGTCACCAAGGTGAGCTCCACATCCTCTcaaacttcttcttcatctattGCAACAGTTTTAGCATCTGCTAATGGTGCCGCTCAATTCGGTGCATCCCACTTATTAGCTCCTctattcattttcatctccTCAATTATATTCTGA
- the RPT5 gene encoding proteasome regulatory particle base subunit RPT5 (similar to Saccharomyces cerevisiae RPT5 (YOR117W); ancestral locus Anc_5.428), with protein sequence MATLEELENKTSPVDEELDQEILNLSTQELQTRAKLLDNEIRIFKSELQRLSHENNVMMEKIKDNKEKIKNNKQLPYLVANVVEVMDMTEIEDRENSESTTQGGNVNLDNTVKGKAAVVKTSSRQTVFLPMVGLVDPDKLKPNDLVGVNKDSYLVLDTLPSEFDSRVKAMEVDEKPTETYSDVGGLDKQIEELVEAIVLPMQRADKFKDLGIRAPKGALMYGPPGTGKTLLARACAAQTNATFLKLAAPQLVQMFIGEGAKLVRDAFALAKEKAPTIIFIDELDAIGTKRFDSEKSGDREVQRTMLELLNQLDGFSSDDRVKVLAATNRVDVLDPALLRSGRLDRKIEFPLPTEDSRAQILQIHSRKMTTDDDINWQELARSTDEFNGAQLKAVTVEAGMIALRNGQSSVKHEDFVEAIGEVQARKSKSVSFYA encoded by the coding sequence ATGGCTACGttagaagaattagagAATAAGACGTCACCGGTTGATGAGGAACTCGATCAAGAGATCTTAAATCTATCTACACAGGAATTACAGACAAGGGCAAAACTTttagataatgaaattcGTATTTTTAAGTCTGAATTGCAAAGACTGTCCCATGAAAATAACGTTATGatggaaaaaattaaagacaATAAGGAAAAGATCAAGAATAATAAACAACTGCCTTATTTAGTGGCTAATGTCGTAGAAGTCATGGACATgactgaaattgaagatagaGAAAACAGTGAATCAACTACGCAAGGTGGTAACGTCAATTTAGATAATACAGTGAAGGGTAAAGCCGCTGTGGTAAAAACTTCTTCAAGGCAGACTGTTTTTCTACCTATGGTTGGCCTAGTGGATCCTGATAAGTTGAAACCAAATGATCTAGTTGGTGTTAATAAAGATTCATACCTAGTATTAGATACACTTCCTTCAGAATTCGATTCTCGTGTAAAAGCTATGGAAGTCGACGAAAAACCAACTGAAACATACTCAGACGTTGGTGGATTGGATAAACAGATCGAAGAATTGGTCGAAGCCATCGTATTGCCAATGCAGCGTGCTGACAAATTTAAAGATCTGGGTATCAGAGCTCCAAAAGGTGCTTTAATGTACGGTCCTCCTGGTACCGGTAAAACATTATTAGCTCGTGCTTGTGCAGCTCAAACAAATGCtactttcttgaaattggCAGCTCCACAATTAGTTCAAATGTTCATAGGTGAAGGTGCAAAATTAGTTCGTGATGCTTTTGCATTGGCAAAAGAGAAAGCCCCAACgattatatttattgatgaattagatgCAATCGGTACAAAACGTTTTGATTCAGAAAAATCTGGTGATAGAGAAGTGCAAAGAACTATGTTGGAACTATTGAATCAATTAGACGGTTTCAGTTCAGATGACCGTGTGAAAGTCCTTGCAGCTACCAATAGAGTGGATGTCTTGGATCCTGCATTATTAAGATCTGGTAGATTGGATAGGAAAATCGAATTCCCACTTCCAACAGAAGATTCAAGAGCtcaaattttacaaattcaTTCAAGGAAAATGACCACTGACGATGATATTAACTGGCAAGAATTAGCAAGATCTACTGATGAATTCAACGGTGCGCAACTGAAGGCTGTTACTGTTGAGGCCGGGATGATTGCCCTGAGAAATGGTCAATCTAGTGTGAAACATGAAGACTTTGTCGAAGCTATTGGGGAAGTCCAAGCAAGAAAATCCAAATCTGTTTCATTTTATGCATAA
- the ESF1 gene encoding pre-rRNA-processing protein ESF1 (similar to Saccharomyces cerevisiae ESF1 (YDR365C); ancestral locus Anc_5.430), with amino-acid sequence MSEGGKKSDDPRFSRIYNDPKFKNAKTKHLKIRLDSRFSKRDLEIRNKAKVDKYGRKTKDEGSKKELDDFEKYFEKEDEEEKKDTEETEEKPKVDRARGEVPSDYVSSSDEYTSSESEDSEEEELDSDVESEVEIENTKPETGDASKTLAVVNLDWDHVKSADLMVTFSSFVPKGGKISRICIYPSEFGKERLQREEVEGPPKELFQKKNKKKASHKEDFDSDSDVDIKDLYEEGDAEKDVDSKALRQYQLERLRYYYAVVYCNNIDTARAIYENCDGTEYESTANMFDLRYVPDGMTFDDEPRDECNSLPKNYKPMQFSTDALQHSNVKLTWDETPADRVEVAKRAFSQKEIEDMDFKAYLASDSDESEEEVNENSKNKLKALVGESLDFGTNGASDGESEVDMEITFTPGLDEAKESEEEKEESTIEKVRRKEKERRKARKDKLKQLKKDAENEKKEKMRSLHDKKSRKAETENEEAAKAKAELELLMIEDEDDTEQSLNKKAHFNLNEIIRSEKEKGKKGKYQRKEKIVEDDFKPDLSDPRFKEVFEDHDFAIDPSQPEFKQTNAMKQILNERSKRSKERSKGGKNKKRKLDTSTSKNGKNAISNIVNKLKKNGKQNNRTSV; translated from the coding sequence ATGTCTGAAGGAGGAAAGAAGTCTGATGACCCTAGATTTTCAAGAATCTACAACGatccaaaattcaaaaatgcCAAGACTAAGCATTTGAAGATTAGGTTAGATAGTAGATTCAGTAAAAGGGATTTGGAAATTAGAAACAAGGCTAAAGTGGATAAATATGGtagaaaaacaaaagatgAAGGCAGTAAGAAAGAACTAGACGATTTcgagaaatattttgagaaGGAGGacgaagaggaaaaaaaggaTACTGAAGAGACAGAAGAAAAACCCAAGGTTGACCGTGCTCGTGGCGAAGTTCCCAGCGATTATGTCAGCTCTTCAGATGAATATACTTCTTCAGAATCAGAAGATtctgaagaggaagaattAGATAGTGATGTTGAATCTGAAGTTGAGATTGAAAATACCAAGCCTGAAACGGGTGACGCTTCTAAGACTCTCGCTGTGGTTAACTTAGATTGGGATCATGTTAAATCCGCAGACTTAATGGTCACTTTCTCTAGTTTTGTTCCAAAAGGGGGTAAAATTAGTAGAATTTGTATTTATCCAAGTGAGTTTGGTAAAGAAAGGTTGCAACgtgaagaagttgaaggTCCACCAAAagaactttttcaaaagaaaaataaaaagaaagcatCCCATAAAGAAGACTTTGATTCTGATTCTGACGTAGATATCAAGGATTTATACGAGGAAGGTGATGCTGAAAAGGATGTAGACAGTAAAGCTTTGCGTCAATACCAATTAGAAAGACTGAGATACTATTACGCTGTTGTATACTGTAATAACATCGATACTGCGCGTGCCATATACGAAAATTGTGATGGTACAGAATATGAATCCACAGCCAACATGTTTGACCTGAGGTACGTTCCGGATGGAATGACATTTGACGACGAACCAAGAGATGAATGTAATTCTTTACCAAAAAACTATAAACCAATGCAATTCAGTACCGACGCTTTACAACATTCTAACGTCAAGTTAACGTGGGATGAGACCCCAGCTGATAGAGTTGAAGTTGCAAAGAGGGCATTTTCTCAAaaggaaattgaagatatggATTTCAAGGCATATTTGGCCAGTGACAGTGATGAATCAGAGGAAGAAgtcaatgaaaatagtaaaaataaattaaaagcACTAGTTGGTGAATCATTAGACTTCGGTACTAATGGCGCCAGCGATGGTGAAAGTGAAGTTGACATGGAAATTACGTTTACTCCAGGTCTTGATGAAGCAAAGGAATCggaagaagagaaagaagaatctaCGATCGAGAAGGTTAGACGTAAAGAAAAGGAGCGTCGTAAGgcaagaaaagataaattgaagCAACTAAAGAAGGATGCTGAAAACGAAAAGAAGGAGAAGATGAGATCATTACACGACAAGAAATCTCGTAAAGCcgaaactgaaaatgaagaagcaGCAAAGGCGAAAGCAGAACTAGAGTTATTAATGatagaagatgaagatgacacAGAACAGTCCTTGAATAAGAAAGCTCATTTCAACTTGAACGAAATTATAAGGTCTGAGAAGGAGAAGGGCAAAAAGGGTAAATATcaaaggaaagaaaagattgtTGAGGATGATTTCAAGCCAGATTTAAGCGATCCCAGATTCAAAGAAGTTTTCGAAGATCATGATTTTGCCATCGATCCATCTCAACCTGAATTTAAGCAGACTAATGCGATGAAACAAATTCTTAATGAGCGTAGTAAGCGTTCTAAAGAAAGAAGTAAAGGTGgtaaaaataagaagagAAAGCTGGATACCAGCACCTCAAAAAACGGAAAGAATGCTATAAGTAACATTGTCaataaattaaagaaaaatgggAAACAAAATAATCGTACTTCAGTATGA